AATAAAAGAATTAATCCTGCAATAATAGTTGATTCAAGAAATAATTTATTGCTTTTTAACCACGATGTGTAAAGTAACATAACCAAAACAGTTAAGAATATGATATTAAGAATTATAAGAGGAATTGTTGCAAGTAAAAATATGCTCAGTTTAATAAATACTAAATTTTCAGAATAATAAATTGGATCAAAAAATTCTACCACATTGATTCCTATAGCAGCAGTATCTTTTATGGTCGTTGTTTTGATTGAGTATGTAAACATCATTTTATGTAACTTTGATGAATCAATCATCATGTTCTTATTAATTAATGTAGGAATCTCAAATTGCCACCCAAAGGTCAAACCATAATATATAGATAGAGAAGTTATCTGTATGATTACCAAGGACAGAACTATAAGTGATATTGAGATTATTTTACTTGTAAACAAAGAATTTCTCGAAACCGACTGCAAAAGTGTTGCATATATTTTACTATTACGATCTCTTCCGAATACAAAGAGTGAAACTATTAGTATCATAAGGGGAAGAAAAACAGGTAATATATCTCTAATATAATTAAAAATAGAACTGGATCCAGTATTCTGATATGCTTTTATGGGGGTATGATCGAGGGTCTTTCCATACATATTGACATATTGAGAGGATACTAAATAATCAAACGTTTCTAGGTCGATACCATGCATTTTTTCATGCGTGTTAATCTGATAACCCCTATCATTAATCATCTGGTAAAGTAAATCGACTCTTTGAGCATAGTTTTCTTTTTCACCGTTGCTCATGGAATTATAGACATTTAACAAGTAAGTAAAATCAAATTTTTCCTGGTTCGTTAAATATTCGTCAATATTTTTATCTTGTATATTTTTAGTAATTTCAATATTATACTGATTAAGCTCACGATTCAAATCATCATAGTCCTCAAAAAGCATCATAATAAATTCATTATTCATATGATAATCAAACCTTGAGTTGTTGTTAATATTACCAAAGTATTTATTTTCATAACTATTAAGGATTGTTATGGATAATATAGTAAACAAAATAATAACAATATAAGAAAATGTATTCTTGTAGAAATTTATAAAGTCACTTTTTATTATATTAGTCATGTTAACGCTCCCACCTAACTGTGACGAAGACATATAGTCCTACAAACCATAAACAAAATGCAAAGATTATATTATATAAAAAATACAAAGTATTTCCCGTTGACAGAAGTGCGTTACTTGGCAAAAAATTAAGTATTTCTATTTTTGTGATGGTAGTGTTTATGTAGAGTACAAAACAATATATAATAGAATAATTTAAAATAGAGTTTTTATTTTTTAGTATCAATCCAACTGTTGGACCAATCAGTCCGTTAATCAAAACTAAACCTAATAATTTTAATAAACCAATTCTAATATGAACGATTTGATTTGAATTAAGAGTAACAACAGGGTACTGAGGATTTCCTAGTCCACCCACTACGTAACCAATAATAAATGATGAAACAATTAGAATTATAAGATTCATAAAACAGAACACCAGACCCGTTATTGATTTGGAAATATATATTTTTCTTAAATTTGCACCTCTGCAATAATAGGTTTTGTATGCACCTGACTCAAAATCATCACTTATAAAATCGGAAGAAAACAATAATATCAAAATTATTATTGCAACAATAAAGCCAGGGGATTCGACCATTTGATATAATAAATTAAAGCTATTTATTGAGTAAGGGGAATAGTAGGGCTTTATATTTCTTTCTATTAAAAGCTCGGTCAATTCTAAGTCATTATCGAGTTTATCTACCCATTTAGGGTTATTGATCATCACTTCGTCAAATTCTAACGACACACCGTGACTTTGTTCAATCAAAAAGTCTTTTGTATGATGGAGATCAGCCATGTTTTTAGATTTATTATTGATGCTCATTTCATGTGTATAGATATATTGTCTCATTTTATTATAATAATTATTACGGGAATCCATTTCATCTTTAGAAATAACCCCTATTTTTTTTTGATTTCTATTGATGTCAATCAGTTTTTGATACTCTCTACTCAGGTTCTCATAATAATTATTTTCTGAACTTATAAATTGCTGTTCTTGTATAAACATAAATCCCAAGAATACAGAAACAATTAAAAAACCCAAGAGAATAAAATAAATCATTTTCTTCTGCAATATAGATTTTTTTAATTCTAAAAGTATTAGTTTAGTCATTTTTATTACCTATAATATTTAGATATATGGATTCTAAATCAATCATTTTTTTATCAATATCTATGATAGTATTTTGTTCTTTAATTATTTTATTTATTGCACAGTCTAAATTTTCATTATCTGCTAAGGTCATTCTATAGGAATCGTGGTTAATTTTAGTTACATTGTATTCATTAAAAAAATCACTAGATTTATTTTGTTTGCTTTTAAAATCAATGATCTTCTCGTATTGTGGGATGTTTTCCACTTCACCAAGAATTTTTCCATTATCAATAAAGACAAAACGATCAGAGATTTTTGCGACTTCATCAAGTTTATGGGACGACAATAATATACTTGTGTTAAAGTTACTACGAATTAATTCCAAAACCTCTAAAAAATCTGTAATACCTTCGACATCTAATCCATTTGTTGGTTCATCTAGAATCAACAAATCAGGTTCGCTGAGTAAAGCAACAGCAAGACCAATTCGCTGTTTCATACCCATCGAATATGTTGACACCCTTCGATCTAGATTACTTCCCAATTTAATTAAATCACTACAAAAGTCAATTCTTTCTTGTGTAACCTTCTTAAGAGATCCGAAAAAATTTAAATTTTGTCGTCCTGTTAGATCTAAATATACTCCGGGGCCTTCTATGACTGAAGATATACTGCAGTTGTAAGTGCAAACTGTGCCAGAAGAGGGATTCATTAAGCTACACAAACATTTCATAAGTGTAGACTTTCCAGCACCGTTCGGTCCTAAAAGACCGACTATTTCTTTTTCTTTTATTGATAAATTAACATTATCCAATGCGATGTTATCACCGAAAATCTTGGACAAATTACTTATTTGTATGAGCATATTAAATCACCTCTCTAAAAGTAGCCGAATCAATTATTTTATCAGCCATATCTACAATTTCAGGATCGTGTGATACGATAATCAAGATTGAGACTTGAGAAATTCTTTTTAAAAAATTTCTTAACAAAGTTATAGAATTATTATCTAAACCTATTGTCGGTTCATCTAAAAGATATACTTTGCATTTTTCAGAGAAAACTATGAGAATTTCTACTTTCATTTGTTCACCAGTTGACATGCGAGAGTACTGTTTACCGTTAATATCTTTATAAAATTTAAATAAAGTAGTGTCAGCAAAACAATCAGAGTCATTATATACTTTATCTAATATAGGGATAATTATTTGATCATAATAGATGTCATCTATTCCTTCATTCTTAAGTAATATTCTTTTTTTTAACAACCAACTGTGACTTATAATTACTCCCTTATTTGGTGTAATATTACCGTATATTAAATTTAAAAGAGTCGTCTTACCACTACCATTTTTTCCGTTAATCACGTAGATTTCACCGATTTTAAATGAATAAGAAAAGTCTTCAATCAGGTTATAATCACTTATATCGTATGAGCAGTCAACCAAACGAAGTTCAACTTTTTGATTGTTACATGAATGATTAATATTTTTTCTTTTGTGAACCACTGACTTCATTATACAATTATTCTTAATTCTTTCCATTGAAATTATAACTTTTTTTCTTACTATCAAATAATTTAATATTGAAATCATAGATGAATTTATATATCCATAGTAACTCCCGTATTTATAAAAATCGCCAACCGTAAAAATAGAACTGTTTAAATTTTTTGCTAGTAGAAAATAGAATGAACAAGTCAAAATAACAGATAGTAGAGTAAACACACGATCAGATAGTTGTGTTTTTAACTCTATTTCTTGTTCAGTTTTATAATATTTCTTTCTTTGTAATAAATAATACGAATTAAAAAATGCTGTGAGATCGTTTAATGTTGAGTGCCAGAGAGATTTAATTTTTGAAAATGCCACATCATTAATTGATTTTTGATTCCGTAGTGAATCTTTGTACCATTTTTCTTCTTTTTTCATAATATATAATAAATATAATGAGTGAACAAGAACAGAAATTAAAATAAATATTAATAATTTAGAGCTAACAGATAAATAGTATAGTAAACCAAAAAGCATAAGTGGCAAGTGTATCAAGATAACATCCATAAATTCTAAAAATGAATTGGCTAATATATGACTGTCTTCACTTATAAGTTGTAAGTATAGCATTTCGTCTGCATTTTTTTGACTTTCGTAAGATAACATATCATAGTTCTCGACTAGTGATTTATTAATGCATTCTATTATTTTAAAATATAAATTTTTTTGAAGCCAAAAAATTAATAAACCGATGAGAAGTGAAAGGATAGTTAGTAAAAGATACGCGATAATTTGTTTGCTAGAACCATGGTATAGCAACTCATTAATAAACTCACCATATATTTTAGGACAGATTAGCAGTAAAAAGTAGTTACATATTTTTAGTAAAGAGATACCTGTAAAAAGAGATTTATTATTTTTGTAAATTTCCAAATAGAATTTATTAACCATAAGTAATTGCCCTAATTAATAGAACGCACTCGATTAAAGTGCGTTCTATTAATTACCATGGGTCTCCTGTAACATATTGATTAGAAATATTTTTTGAACCAATATATTTATCCTGATTTAAGCGTGCCAAATTATCGCCCCACGTACTACAATTTGTACAACCTCTACTTATACAAGAACAATTTGAAAGTAATGAGTTAATAGAAGAAGTACTTTGATTCGTTTTCTGTAGTTTATTCATAATTCACCTCCTCTCCATTTAAATTGTAAACTCTATTTACAATTTTTTCTAAAGTTGATAATCCATAATTCCGATAATCCTCTAATGAAAAATTAATATTAAAATGGTTTTCAATTATTTTGATTAGGTAAAATAATTCTGATGGTGATAAATCATTATTTTTGCCTAACAGAGAAGATTTATAATCTATGTTTCGATCTTTAATGATATGATTTTGTAACATTAGCCCTAAAATTATATCGTAAATGCTTCTATGTTCCATATGTTCCTCCTTGGTTAATCAACTTTCAATTTATTAACAACACTTTTAGCTAGTTTTTCATAAGTTTTATTCACGTAAACAAAATTTTTATTGCAATCGGATTCCTTCTCGAATTCTATAATATAGTCATGGCTTACTCTAAAACAATCTCGATTGGAAGAATCAAAAACTGGTTCATCATTTAGTAAAGAAACATTATTTTTTATATGGAAATCAATAGCGTAACCAAATCTTGATCTGTTAAATTTTTCAAAATTATCATTTTCAACCTCTAATATATAAGAGGAGCAAAGAACTGAGAAATCACAAGATAACGAGTATGATAAAAGATAATTATATACACCCAGATCACCAATAAGTTCATCACTTACTTCGCTGTAATTTCCAGGTATAGTCAAGATAATTAAGTCAGGGTTTTCTTTATTTTCTATCCAATTAATCCAGGATGTTAGATAACTTAACCGAAAGTCAACTGGACTTCTCCAATCAAAGAAAATATCAGGATAAATATAAGATTTTAGAATAGCTGATTCTCTCAAATCTGTAATAATTATTGGATTTACATCCAATCGTTCAAGTTGAATTTTAAGTTTGTTAGCTATGTAATATTTATCGAAAGAATCACCTAAATCAGATATAAATAGTATAGGAGTTTTAATTGGCGTTAATTTAATATAATCTTGAAAACTAAATTTTTCAGTAGATTTATTAATGATATTCATAATATAACTTTCATCAATATATTGAGAAGTTGGCAAAGTCATGTAATTAATTTCTGAAGAGCGTAAGATGTTGTTCTTATCAATTATACAGTCGAATTTTTCAAATTTAATATCATCAAAATTACAATTGGTAATCCCAATAGGTGGGAAATTAAGAAGAATCGAAATATCGTCTTCTCCTAAACCATATTTCAAATCACATACAACAAATAATTCATTACCTTGATCATGTAAATTTACTATGACAGAGTAATCTTTTTTTGTTGCAGAAAGATATAAAATTTTCATAGTAAACCTCTCGTTGAAAGTTCTCTAATAATGCAAACAGTAGCTAAATTATTAACAAGATTATTTTTTATATATCCACAAGACTCGCCATATCCGTCATAATTACATAAATCTTTATCAGAACAAAGCGCAATACAATTGGAACAATAATTTAAAGCGAAACAATTTTCGCATTTTTCATAAAAACTGCTATTAAATCTATATAGTTGATTCACCTTATTATGGTCAATATCTGTATAAACACTTCCTAGTTCAGTTGAATGATTTTCCATTACCTTTTCACACGGATGTAAATCCCCGTCAACAGAAACAAACATTCTAGTTTTTAGAGGGATGCATTGGCCCGTAGTGTTGATTTTTCCTTTATGAGGTATACCAGAATAAAGTTGGAATTTTCTTAAAAATGTTAATAAATCATTTTTATAATTTTTCATTAATACTAGGTATTGGTGAGGGAATTCTATTTCTGTAAATATATCGATAAGAACTAAAAATTGGAAATATTTGTACTCTTCAATAAAAATTTCACTCTGGGAATAGCTGATATCCAGGCCTATTTCAGAAACTATCGAAGCATTTACACCAATATCTTTAAATATGTACATATTGGATTGAATAAAATCTTGGTATTCTGTAAATGTATTATCGGGAGTTAATACCATATTGATACTTAAATAACGATATAAACAGGGATAATCTTTTTTTATTAACTCTATTTTATCAATAACCCTTTTGAATACTCCGAGATGTCCATTAGAAAATTTTCTATTGCGATCATTTATATTTTCTGGCCCATCAATACTAATCATGAGCCTAAAATCATTAGTATCTAGGAATTCTAAGATGTTCCGAGTTAATAGCGTTGCATTTGTAGTCATATGATATGAAACATTTTCACCAAACATTTTGTTCCCAAATTCAACTGCTTCTTTAATTAGCTTAAAATTAAAAATGGGCTCTCCACCATAAAATGCTATATTTTTATTATTACAATCTCTAGAGTGTTGAGCATAGAATAGTATGCTTTCTCTTGCAGTTTCAACTGTCATATTTAAACTGTTATTATGGCTTCTTGTGAAAGTATTCTCTTGACTATAGGGACAATAAGAACATCTTAAATTACAACCTTGAGTGACTTGTAAAGTTAGCTGAGAAATTTGTCTGTTTAGAATTTCTTTGACTAACATCTCATCAGTAGAAGGAGCACATTTTCTTTGAAGAACCGACATATTCTGGAAACTGTTGATAGATTCATTAATTTGAGAAGTTGTAATATTTAATGAACCTATTTTAGTTATTTCATCAAAGTCAGAGTTATAGATATACGTGCTACCAATGGTCTTCAAAACAATTTTTCTAAGCATAACATTACTTGGAATTTTCATCGTGATCGCGTTCCTCTCTATTTGAAAGCGCTTACCCTTTATATTCTAAATATATGCCACCTGATATCAGTTGTCAAGAATGTTTTTTTTGCCGTATTTTCACAAGATTATTTTACAATTAAATTAAAGGATTTAGTAAAATAGGGTCAATCAAAGTAAAACACTATAATTATGCTTTGGTTATAATGGCCTATTATTAAGCTTATGAAGGAAATTAAGTACATGACTATGCCACCTTCACATTATATTGATGAAAGTTATATTATAAATATCATTAATAAATCTACTGAAAAATTTAGTTTTCAAGATTATATTAAATTAACGTCAATTAAAACTCCTATACTATTTATATCTGATTTAGGTGATTCTTTCGATAAATGGACCGGCTACAATGTTATAGACAAATCTGTTAGTTAGTATAAAATAACAGAAAGAGGATATTATCATGGAAAAAAGAACAAGAAGAAAATTTACTGATGAATTTAAAACACAAATTGTGAAATTGTATCAAGGTGGAAGATCTGCAGGTGACCTTGCGCGCGATTACGATTTGAATGAACAGCTGGTGTACCGATGGGTAAAACAACAGACTACTTCAGGATATTTCAAAGCTGCTGTTAATAGAACTGACGAAGAAAATGAACTTATAAAGCTTCGAAAAGAAAACCAACAGTTAAAAATGGAAAATGATATTTTAAAGCAAGCAGCGCTGCCTCCTGTACTCTTCGAGTTTTGGGGCATAGTAGTACATTGATTATGGGACGAAAATAGAGATTATACGTAAGAATTCGGATAAATATTCAATTTCTTCAATGTGTAAATATCTAAATGTAGCAAGAAGCGCGATCTATTCATACAGGCCAAAGACAAAAGAAATCGATCAATTTGAAGATGAAGTTATTGATGTATTTTATAAGAGTCATTCGATATATGGCAGTCGTAAAATTAGAGCTGACCTTCGAAGAAATGGAATCAATACATCACGACGCAGGATATCAAGAATTATGAGAAAACATGAACTGGTGTCAGTTTATACTAAAAAGAAGTATAAAAATCATTCATCTGATGTCATCGAATCAAAAATTGAAAATTTAGTAAACCGAGATTTCAATGATAGAAGTAAGTTGCAGGTTGTTGTCAGTGATTTGACTTATGTAAGAGTTGGGAATAACTGGAATTATATTTGCATACTTTTAGACCTTCATGCGCGAGAAATAATTGGATCAAGTTGTGGTGAAAGGAAAACGCCATCTCTTGTCCTAGATGCCTTTACGAAAGTAGACGGAAATCTATCTAATATAAAATATTTTCATACCGATAGAGGTTCAGAGTTCAAGAATTACAGCATTGGCGAAATGCTTGGAGCATTTGGGATTACACGATCACTTAGTGCGAAGGGTACACCTAATGACAATGCAGTAGCGGAAGCCACATTCAAGATTATTAAAACAGAGTTTGTAAGGAGACGATCATTTGAGAGT
This genomic stretch from Erysipelothrix rhusiopathiae harbors:
- a CDS encoding ABC transporter permease subunit, which translates into the protein MTKLILLELKKSILQKKMIYFILLGFLIVSVFLGFMFIQEQQFISSENNYYENLSREYQKLIDINRNQKKIGVISKDEMDSRNNYYNKMRQYIYTHEMSINNKSKNMADLHHTKDFLIEQSHGVSLEFDEVMINNPKWVDKLDNDLELTELLIERNIKPYYSPYSINSFNLLYQMVESPGFIVAIIILILLFSSDFISDDFESGAYKTYYCRGANLRKIYISKSITGLVFCFMNLIILIVSSFIIGYVVGGLGNPQYPVVTLNSNQIVHIRIGLLKLLGLVLINGLIGPTVGLILKNKNSILNYSIIYCFVLYINTTITKIEILNFLPSNALLSTGNTLYFLYNIIFAFCLWFVGLYVFVTVRWER
- a CDS encoding ABC transporter ATP-binding protein — translated: MLIQISNLSKIFGDNIALDNVNLSIKEKEIVGLLGPNGAGKSTLMKCLCSLMNPSSGTVCTYNCSISSVIEGPGVYLDLTGRQNLNFFGSLKKVTQERIDFCSDLIKLGSNLDRRVSTYSMGMKQRIGLAVALLSEPDLLILDEPTNGLDVEGITDFLEVLELIRSNFNTSILLSSHKLDEVAKISDRFVFIDNGKILGEVENIPQYEKIIDFKSKQNKSSDFFNEYNVTKINHDSYRMTLADNENLDCAINKIIKEQNTIIDIDKKMIDLESIYLNIIGNKND
- a CDS encoding ABC transporter ATP-binding protein/permease is translated as MVNKFYLEIYKNNKSLFTGISLLKICNYFLLLICPKIYGEFINELLYHGSSKQIIAYLLLTILSLLIGLLIFWLQKNLYFKIIECINKSLVENYDMLSYESQKNADEMLYLQLISEDSHILANSFLEFMDVILIHLPLMLFGLLYYLSVSSKLLIFILISVLVHSLYLLYIMKKEEKWYKDSLRNQKSINDVAFSKIKSLWHSTLNDLTAFFNSYYLLQRKKYYKTEQEIELKTQLSDRVFTLLSVILTCSFYFLLAKNLNSSIFTVGDFYKYGSYYGYINSSMISILNYLIVRKKVIISMERIKNNCIMKSVVHKRKNINHSCNNQKVELRLVDCSYDISDYNLIEDFSYSFKIGEIYVINGKNGSGKTTLLNLIYGNITPNKGVIISHSWLLKKRILLKNEGIDDIYYDQIIIPILDKVYNDSDCFADTTLFKFYKDINGKQYSRMSTGEQMKVEILIVFSEKCKVYLLDEPTIGLDNNSITLLRNFLKRISQVSILIIVSHDPEIVDMADKIIDSATFREVI
- a CDS encoding radical SAM protein; its protein translation is MKIPSNVMLRKIVLKTIGSTYIYNSDFDEITKIGSLNITTSQINESINSFQNMSVLQRKCAPSTDEMLVKEILNRQISQLTLQVTQGCNLRCSYCPYSQENTFTRSHNNSLNMTVETARESILFYAQHSRDCNNKNIAFYGGEPIFNFKLIKEAVEFGNKMFGENVSYHMTTNATLLTRNILEFLDTNDFRLMISIDGPENINDRNRKFSNGHLGVFKRVIDKIELIKKDYPCLYRYLSINMVLTPDNTFTEYQDFIQSNMYIFKDIGVNASIVSEIGLDISYSQSEIFIEEYKYFQFLVLIDIFTEIEFPHQYLVLMKNYKNDLLTFLRKFQLYSGIPHKGKINTTGQCIPLKTRMFVSVDGDLHPCEKVMENHSTELGSVYTDIDHNKVNQLYRFNSSFYEKCENCFALNYCSNCIALCSDKDLCNYDGYGESCGYIKNNLVNNLATVCIIRELSTRGLL